A window of Amycolatopsis australiensis contains these coding sequences:
- a CDS encoding GH25 family lysozyme: protein MSRTVAGHDERRWRRRAATAAALAALATAAVATPAGAASPDYSLAATNYAGTQIALHEGVQGTARAEAGQTLGHDVSGHQGVVDWPAAAGAGAKFTYVKATEGTGFVNPQFAGQYDGAHAAGIIRGAYHFARPDVSGGAEQAEYFIANGGGWRADGTTLPGALDIEYNPYGGDVCYGKSPADMTAWIADFTRTYLAKVKRSALIYTSTSWWKRCTGNTGRFGDTDPLWLARYAPDIGELPAGWDKQSIWQFARDGGLPGDQNYYNGPLSRVQALAKG, encoded by the coding sequence ATGAGCCGAACCGTTGCCGGACACGACGAACGGCGGTGGCGGAGGAGAGCCGCCACCGCGGCCGCACTGGCGGCTCTCGCGACGGCGGCCGTCGCCACCCCGGCCGGAGCGGCGTCGCCCGACTACTCGCTGGCCGCGACGAACTACGCGGGCACGCAGATCGCCTTGCACGAAGGCGTGCAGGGCACCGCCCGCGCCGAGGCGGGGCAGACGCTCGGCCACGACGTCAGCGGCCACCAGGGCGTGGTCGACTGGCCGGCCGCGGCCGGCGCCGGCGCGAAGTTCACCTACGTCAAGGCGACCGAGGGCACGGGCTTCGTCAACCCGCAGTTCGCCGGCCAGTACGACGGCGCGCACGCGGCCGGCATCATCCGCGGCGCGTACCACTTCGCCCGCCCGGACGTCTCGGGCGGCGCGGAGCAGGCGGAGTACTTCATCGCCAACGGCGGCGGCTGGCGCGCGGACGGGACGACGCTGCCGGGCGCGCTCGACATCGAGTACAACCCGTACGGCGGCGACGTCTGCTACGGCAAGAGCCCGGCGGACATGACCGCGTGGATCGCGGACTTCACGCGCACCTACCTGGCCAAGGTGAAGCGCAGCGCGCTGATCTACACGAGCACGAGCTGGTGGAAGCGCTGCACCGGCAACACCGGCCGCTTCGGCGACACCGACCCGCTGTGGCTGGCGAGGTACGCCCCGGACATCGGCGAGCTGCCCGCGGGCTGGGACAAGCAGAGCATCTGGCAGTTCGCCAGGGACGGCGGCCTGCCGGGGGACCAGAACTACTACAACGGCCCACTCAGCCGCGTCCAAGCCCTGGCGAAGGGCTAG